In a single window of the Hoyosella subflava DQS3-9A1 genome:
- a CDS encoding enoyl-CoA hydratase/isomerase family protein: MAEFVTLDVSDGIGTIRLNRPPMNALNRQVQSELLDVSREATRRADVKAVIVFGGEKVFAAGADVKEMADMSFQEMSEAIAGLQAGLSAIASIPKPTVAAITGYALGGGLEVALGADRRIAGDNAKLGVPEILLGVIPGGGGTQRLARLVGPSRAKDMVYTGRFVKADEALSIGLVDEVVAPDEVYNAARAWASQFSGGASRALAAAKAAIDQGLDTDLDTGLAIERHLFAGLFATDDRSIGMKSFIENGPGKAEFTGQ; the protein is encoded by the coding sequence CGGCCGCCGATGAATGCGCTGAACCGGCAGGTTCAAAGCGAACTGCTCGATGTGTCGCGTGAGGCCACGCGCAGGGCGGATGTCAAAGCCGTCATTGTTTTCGGCGGTGAGAAGGTGTTCGCCGCTGGCGCGGATGTAAAAGAAATGGCCGACATGTCGTTTCAGGAGATGTCGGAGGCCATCGCGGGGCTTCAAGCTGGGCTGAGCGCGATTGCGTCGATTCCGAAGCCCACCGTCGCGGCGATCACCGGTTACGCGCTCGGTGGCGGGCTTGAGGTCGCGCTCGGCGCGGACCGTCGTATCGCTGGTGACAACGCGAAGCTGGGGGTTCCGGAGATCCTGCTCGGCGTGATCCCAGGAGGCGGTGGAACGCAGCGTCTCGCGCGCCTGGTCGGTCCCTCACGCGCGAAAGACATGGTTTATACCGGTCGTTTCGTCAAGGCCGACGAAGCGCTGTCGATCGGCCTCGTGGACGAGGTCGTGGCCCCGGACGAGGTTTACAACGCAGCTCGCGCTTGGGCTTCTCAGTTCTCAGGGGGTGCGTCCCGGGCGCTCGCCGCTGCGAAAGCAGCGATTGATCAAGGTCTCGATACGGACCTCGACACGGGCCTCGCGATCGAGCGCCATTTGTTCGCAGGTTTGTTCGCGACTGACGATCGTTCCATCGGCATGAAATCATTTATCGAAAATGGCCCCGGCAAGGCCGAGTTCACCGGCCAGTAG
- a CDS encoding class I SAM-dependent methyltransferase: protein MSSDADPTTAAQGPTNNGHPPVDPAPRPRATAEEVAAAFEDTKLAQVLYHDWEAETYDEKWSISYDERCIDYAKGRFEAIAGDEPLPYGRALELGCGTGFFLLNLMQAGVAETGSVTDLSPGMVKVALRNAEHLGLTVDGRVADAEGIPYDDATFDLVVGHAVLHHIPDVEKALTEVLRVLKPGGRFLFAGEPTTVGNLYARKLGQATWYATTNITKLPMLRTWRRPQQELDESSRAAALEAVVDLHTFDPAELERIAASAGADDVRVRTEEFAAALLGWPIRTFEAAVPEEKLTVTWRLFAYHAWKKLSWLDETVLRHIVPRGYFYNAMITGVKPSR, encoded by the coding sequence ATGTCTAGCGACGCAGACCCGACCACAGCAGCACAGGGGCCCACAAACAATGGCCACCCACCGGTGGACCCCGCTCCGCGACCCCGCGCGACCGCCGAGGAAGTGGCCGCAGCATTTGAGGACACCAAGCTGGCTCAGGTGCTTTACCACGACTGGGAAGCGGAAACATACGACGAGAAGTGGTCGATTTCGTACGACGAACGCTGCATCGACTATGCCAAGGGCCGGTTTGAAGCGATCGCGGGTGACGAGCCGCTGCCGTATGGGCGGGCGCTCGAACTCGGTTGCGGAACGGGCTTCTTCCTGTTGAACCTCATGCAAGCCGGTGTTGCCGAAACAGGTTCGGTGACGGACCTCTCGCCTGGCATGGTCAAAGTTGCGCTGCGCAATGCGGAGCATCTCGGCCTCACCGTGGACGGACGAGTGGCGGACGCGGAGGGAATCCCCTACGACGATGCCACGTTCGATCTTGTGGTGGGCCACGCTGTTCTGCATCACATTCCCGACGTCGAGAAGGCACTTACTGAGGTGCTCCGCGTCTTGAAGCCGGGCGGCCGCTTCCTTTTTGCGGGCGAACCGACGACCGTCGGGAACCTGTACGCCCGCAAGCTTGGCCAGGCAACGTGGTACGCGACGACCAACATTACGAAGCTGCCAATGCTCCGCACCTGGCGGCGTCCGCAGCAGGAACTCGATGAATCATCGCGGGCGGCGGCTCTGGAAGCGGTCGTCGACCTGCACACCTTCGACCCTGCGGAACTCGAGAGGATCGCAGCGTCGGCAGGCGCTGACGACGTCCGTGTACGCACAGAAGAGTTTGCGGCTGCGCTACTTGGCTGGCCGATCCGGACGTTCGAGGCGGCTGTTCCGGAAGAGAAGCTGACCGTCACTTGGCGACTGTTCGCTTACCACGCGTGGAAAAAGCTCAGCTGGCTCGACGAGACGGTGCTCCGCCACATCGTGCCGAGGGGTTACTTCTACAATGCGATGATCACTGGCGTGAAGCCTTCTCGCTAG
- a CDS encoding THUMP-like domain-containing protein produces MGYRFSLADIRFLRSDQGVEALASAAELELSERSLIADAGQLRRRWPEYAAALAETVRLRRKARTKLRDAEDWLFTQDALQQATPTAVARHRAVRLAGRAVHDVTCSIGADLRELCRESRVVIGSDVDSVRLAMATVNVPDALLVRADALKPCSRDAVIVADPARRTGAGRTFDPSALQPPLPALMDACADRDVVVKCAPGLDYLKLEWSGEVEIVSLDGAVRECALWSPGLTERPNQTRATLLSSTGASFTLTGGEPDDVPARAPGEWIVDPDGAVVRAGLVRQYAARFGLWQLDPRIAYLTGDIVPPGARGHRVLTSVPLREKQVRRELSARDCGSLEILVRGVDVDPDALRKRLKPRGSRALSLVITRVGSRAEVFICEPVAAHQSTS; encoded by the coding sequence GTGGGATACCGTTTCAGCCTCGCCGACATCAGGTTTCTTCGCTCAGATCAGGGTGTGGAAGCTCTCGCGTCGGCGGCTGAACTGGAACTGAGCGAACGCAGCCTCATCGCGGATGCAGGCCAGCTACGGCGGCGGTGGCCGGAGTATGCGGCTGCGCTCGCTGAGACAGTGCGATTGCGCCGCAAAGCCCGAACCAAGCTGCGCGATGCGGAGGATTGGCTCTTTACCCAGGACGCGCTCCAGCAGGCAACACCCACCGCTGTGGCCCGGCACCGCGCTGTCCGGCTCGCTGGCAGGGCGGTGCACGATGTGACCTGTTCGATCGGTGCGGATCTGCGAGAGTTGTGTCGCGAATCGCGTGTGGTGATCGGCAGTGACGTCGATTCCGTCAGGTTGGCGATGGCGACGGTAAACGTGCCAGATGCGCTGCTGGTCCGGGCTGATGCCCTGAAACCCTGCTCGCGGGACGCTGTGATCGTCGCGGACCCGGCACGCAGAACCGGTGCGGGCCGCACGTTTGACCCGTCAGCACTGCAACCGCCGCTGCCAGCTTTGATGGACGCCTGCGCGGACCGTGACGTCGTCGTCAAATGTGCCCCCGGTCTCGACTACCTGAAGCTGGAGTGGAGCGGCGAGGTGGAGATCGTTTCCCTCGACGGCGCGGTCCGCGAATGCGCGCTCTGGTCTCCTGGGCTGACTGAACGCCCAAATCAGACTCGCGCGACGCTGCTGTCCAGCACCGGTGCATCCTTCACGCTGACCGGCGGTGAGCCGGATGATGTTCCCGCTCGCGCGCCGGGAGAGTGGATCGTGGATCCGGACGGTGCGGTTGTGCGTGCGGGGCTGGTGCGCCAGTACGCGGCACGGTTTGGGCTCTGGCAGCTGGATCCGCGCATCGCGTACCTCACCGGAGACATTGTGCCCCCGGGTGCGCGCGGCCATCGTGTCCTGACCAGCGTGCCACTGAGGGAAAAACAGGTGCGCCGCGAGCTATCCGCCCGCGATTGTGGCAGCCTCGAGATCCTCGTCAGAGGCGTTGATGTTGATCCCGATGCGCTGCGCAAGCGGCTGAAACCACGTGGCTCGCGCGCACTGAGCCTCGTGATCACGCGCGTCGGCAGCCGGGCGGAGGTCTTCATCTGCGAACCTGTGGCGGCACATCAATCCACGAGCTAG
- the ald gene encoding alanine dehydrogenase: MRIGVPRETKSGENRVALTPAAVLDLCAAGHDVFVEAGAGAGSSFADSDFGSAGAQIVGTEDAWAGCELVVKVKEPQPDEYRHLRPDLTLFTYLHLAASKECTEALVSSGVTALGYETVELADGSLPLLTPMSEIAGRLATQVGAWALQSASGGRGVLLGGIAGVAPASIVVIGAGSAGTQAIDVAAGMGADVTAFDKNPARLRNLMERYGNRVRTLMATSSMVEDAVLQADLIVGAVLVPGARAPKLVTNEQVSRMKRGSVLVDIAIDQGGCFEDSRPTTHAEPTYQVHGSSFYAVTNMPAAVPHTSTSALVHATLPYIQHLARDGWKAAIRADKALALGVNVAAGSITEEPVAVAHGLPYTPLDETIS; encoded by the coding sequence ATGCGAATTGGAGTCCCTCGGGAAACCAAAAGTGGAGAGAATCGCGTGGCGCTGACGCCCGCGGCGGTGCTTGACCTTTGCGCGGCAGGTCATGACGTATTTGTCGAGGCGGGGGCAGGAGCGGGATCCTCTTTCGCGGATTCGGACTTCGGTTCCGCTGGCGCGCAGATCGTCGGTACAGAGGATGCCTGGGCGGGCTGTGAACTTGTGGTCAAAGTCAAGGAACCGCAGCCGGATGAATACAGGCACCTGCGACCAGATCTCACGCTCTTCACATACCTGCATCTGGCGGCATCGAAAGAGTGCACGGAAGCGCTCGTTTCGAGCGGTGTCACGGCGCTGGGATACGAGACGGTAGAACTCGCCGATGGTTCATTGCCGTTGCTGACGCCTATGAGTGAAATCGCCGGCCGGCTCGCGACCCAGGTAGGCGCGTGGGCGCTGCAATCAGCGAGTGGAGGGCGGGGCGTCTTGCTCGGCGGGATCGCCGGTGTCGCGCCGGCGAGCATCGTCGTCATAGGTGCGGGTAGTGCTGGTACGCAGGCGATCGACGTCGCGGCTGGGATGGGCGCCGATGTTACCGCCTTCGATAAGAACCCTGCGCGGCTGCGCAACTTGATGGAGCGGTACGGCAACCGGGTCCGGACGCTCATGGCGACGTCGTCGATGGTGGAGGACGCAGTTCTCCAGGCGGACCTGATTGTTGGTGCCGTGCTCGTTCCGGGGGCACGCGCACCAAAGCTGGTCACGAACGAGCAGGTCAGCCGGATGAAGCGGGGAAGCGTACTGGTGGACATCGCGATCGATCAGGGTGGTTGCTTCGAGGATTCCAGACCGACGACGCATGCGGAACCCACCTATCAGGTTCACGGCTCCTCGTTCTACGCCGTGACGAACATGCCTGCCGCGGTTCCGCACACCTCGACGTCGGCGCTTGTTCACGCGACACTGCCTTACATTCAGCACCTTGCCCGGGATGGGTGGAAAGCAGCTATTCGTGCTGATAAGGCGCTGGCTCTGGGAGTGAATGTCGCGGCGGGATCGATCACGGAGGAGCCTGTCGCAGTAGCTCACGGGCTTCCGTATACGCCACTCGACGAGACAATCTCGTAG